A window of Candidatus Thermoplasmatota archaeon genomic DNA:
CTCCTTCCTCGAGAAGGAGGGGCACAAGCGCATCGGGAGGTACCCGATCGTCGCGAGGTGGCGGGACGATGTCTTCTACACCCAGGCGTCGATATATCCCTTTCAGCCGTGGGTCATAGAGGGCGTTTCCAGTCCGCCCGCGAACCCTCTCGGGATATCGCAGACGTGCGTCCGGTTCAACGACATCGACAACGTCGGGAAGACCGGCCAGCACTTCACCATGTTCGAGATGATGGCCCACCACGTGTTCAACCGCAAGGGCAAGCGCATCTACTTCAAGGAGCGGACCGTGGAGCTCTGCCACCGGTTCCTCACCGACGACCTGGGCGTCCGTCCCGGGGACGTGAGGTATGCGGAGGCCTGGTGGGAGGGCGGCGGGAACTCGGGCCCGTGCTTCGAGGTCCTGCTCGGCGGCGCGGAGCTCGCCACGCTCGTCTTCATGGTGTACAGGGACGATAATGGCAAGCGTATCCCTCTGGACACGAAGGTGGTCGACACCGGATACGGTCTGGAGCGGCTCGCCTGGCTGTCCCAGGGGACGCCGTCGGCGTACGAGGCCACGTTCGGACCCTTCCTGGAAGCGATCACGTCCGAGGCAGAGATACGCCCGGACCCGAAGATGATGGGAGAGTACAGCAGGCTCGCCGGGATGTTGAAGGCCGAGCGGGGGCTGGACATCACCGAGCTCAGGAAGGAGACGGCCAAGCGGCTGGGCATTCCGTACGACGACCTGATCGAGCGCGTTCAGCCGATGGAGCACGCCTACGCCATCTGCGACCACGCGCGGGCCCTGGCATTCATACTCAACGACGGCGTCGTCCCGTCCAACGTCAAGGAGGGCTACTTCGCGCGTCTTCTGGTGAGGAAGGGCACGAGGTCGATCGACGCGCTCGACCTGGACCTGTCGCTCTCCGACGTGGTCAGCATGCAGATCGATCACATCAGGAACGATTTCCCGGAGCTGGCAGACAACCGCAAGGGCATACTGAAGCTCGTGGAGATAGAGATGAAGAAGTTCCGCGATACCCTGACGAAGGGTCGCAGCATCGTCCGAAGCCTGGAGAAGAGCCTCACCGAGAAGGGAGGCCAGATAGGCACGAAGGAGCTCGTGGAGCTGTACGACTCGCACGGGCTGAGCCCTGACGTCGTCAGCGATTTCGCCTCCTCGGAGATCGAGCTGCCAAAGAACTTCTATGCCGAGGTCGCCGCCCGCCACGAAGGCGAAGCCCCGCCGGAGGATGTGAGCGTCTCGCTCCCAAGGGGTCTGCCGGGGACGAGGACCCGCTTCCACGAGAACAAGAGGAAGCAGAGGTTCCGGGCGAAGGTCGTCGCGGTCCTGGAGAACGCGATCGTGCTCGACCAGACGTACTTCTATCCCGAGGGAGGCGGTCAGGAGGGCGACAGCGGGGAGATCGGCGACACGCAGGTGGTCGATGTCCAGATGGCCGGCAACGTCGTGCTGCACCAGTTCAAGGGGAAGACGGACGTGAAGAAGGGCAAGTCCGTGATGTGCTCCATCGATTGGGAGAGGAGGCGGAGCCTGATGCGCCATCACACTGCGACTCACAT
This region includes:
- the alaS gene encoding alanine--tRNA ligase, producing the protein MPEEDYRLAFFQENGFARRECPTCGRFFWTAGDAEVCGEAPCTEYSFIGKSPMKRSLTVSEMREEFLSFLEKEGHKRIGRYPIVARWRDDVFYTQASIYPFQPWVIEGVSSPPANPLGISQTCVRFNDIDNVGKTGQHFTMFEMMAHHVFNRKGKRIYFKERTVELCHRFLTDDLGVRPGDVRYAEAWWEGGGNSGPCFEVLLGGAELATLVFMVYRDDNGKRIPLDTKVVDTGYGLERLAWLSQGTPSAYEATFGPFLEAITSEAEIRPDPKMMGEYSRLAGMLKAERGLDITELRKETAKRLGIPYDDLIERVQPMEHAYAICDHARALAFILNDGVVPSNVKEGYFARLLVRKGTRSIDALDLDLSLSDVVSMQIDHIRNDFPELADNRKGILKLVEIEMKKFRDTLTKGRSIVRSLEKSLTEKGGQIGTKELVELYDSHGLSPDVVSDFASSEIELPKNFYAEVAARHEGEAPPEDVSVSLPRGLPGTRTRFHENKRKQRFRAKVVAVLENAIVLDQTYFYPEGGGQEGDSGEIGDTQVVDVQMAGNVVLHQFKGKTDVKKGKSVMCSIDWERRRSLMRHHTATHIVNGAARQVLGWHIWQAGAHKSEDMSRLDITHYQNLTQEEFERIERMANQAVLDDLRVTAKSLDRDAAERKHGFRLYQGGCVPGGKIRVVDVAGFDVEACGGLHCTRTSEVGFIKLIRTRRIQDGVLRLEFAAGRAAVDFAMGQAKTIRETSGMLNVPPENLKKGVRRLLKEWKAARKELDGLRDARAAGDLEALLEKSEKIGGVQVVTHITKGGPKELMALAKQLISKRNVVAVLGARNGKASILIARSPDVELDCGPVARDVSRLIGGSGGGKPDFAQGGGPKPEQVEEAVEAARKNVKAELAGGKG